In Paenibacillus stellifer, the DNA window AGAACGGAATCGCCTTTCTGCTGGCCTATCTAATATATCAGAAGGTCAAAGGCTCGGGGCTGTTGAAGATCGCTTATTTCCTGCCCCGTCTGTTGTCTGTCATTGTGGTCGGCTTCTTGTGGAAGCTGATTCTGAATCCGACCTACGGCACCTTGAACGTGATGCTGCAAAAAGTCGGACTGGAATCGCTCGCCATGACATGGCTGGGAGATCCCAAGACGGCGCTGGTTTCCATTATTTTCGTCAACTGCTGGTTCGGCGTCGGATTGTCGCTGCTTATTTTTCTGGCCGGCCTCCAATCCATTCCGACCGAGATTATAGAGGCTTCCCGTCTTGACGGTGTCAAAGGGATGCGAATGATTACTTCGATTGTTCTGCCGCTGATCGCACAGCAGCTCATTATGGTCACGGTACTGACCTTTATCCAGTCATTCGAAGCATTCGAACTGGTGTATGCCATGCAGGGCTCCATGGGCGAACCGTATTACTCGACGGACACGCTTGCAGTCTTCTTCTACCGGACGGCGTTCGGCGGTTCGGCGGACAGCTCCGCCGCTGTGGGACTCGGCTCGGCGCTCGCCGTGGTCATGTTCGCGATTATTGCCGCGATCTCCGCGCTGTTCCTCATGCTGACCAGGAAGGTGAGCCGCACATGAAACCACATCTTGCATACCGAATCGGCCAGCATGTCATTGGCTATGTGTTCGCTCTGCTGAGCCTGTATCCCGTCTTCCTGATGGTGACGGCTTCCTTCAAGACGACAATCGAAATCTTCACGAAGCCGCTGTCCCTGCCGACCAAATTCTCGCTTGCCGCGTACGACAAGCTGCTCGGCCAGATGCCGTTTGGCACCTATTTTGTCAACAGTGTGATTGTATCGGTTGTCAGTGTCTTCCTGATTCTGCTGACGGCGACGCTGGCTTCCTATTATATTTCCCGTACCCGGTATAAATGGAATGAGGCGCTGCTGTTCATCTTCCTGCTCGGGATGATGATTCCGATCAAGCTCGGCATTGTGCCGCTCTTCCTGCTGATGAAGGGACTGCATCTGACGAATACGGCCTGGTCCCTGATTCTCATCTATACGGCAATCGGCATCCCGATGGGCGTGATGATTCTGTCCGGCTTCTTCCGGACACTCCCGACGGAGCTGGAGGAAGCGGGCCGGATCGACGGCTGCACAGACATGCAGATTCTTGGCAAAATCGTGGTGCCCCTCATGCGCCCGGCGCTCGGAACGGTCATGATCATCAATTTCGTCACAGCCTGGAACGACTTTTTCTTCCCGCTCATTTTCATACAGAGCGAACTTAAGAAGACGATTCCGGTCGGCCTGATGTCGCTGTTCGGGGAATATGCTTCCGACTGGAGCACGCTGTTCTCCGGACTGACCTTGGCCTCGCTGCCGATGATCCTTTTATTCATGTTCGCTTCCCGCCAGTTCATGGACGGCATGACGGCTGGGGCGGTCAAATGACGATCCAGCGGAAACAGGAGGTATCAATCATTGAGCAGCGAGAGCTACGTTATCGGAATAGATGGAGGAGGCACCAAAAGCCGGCTGTATGTAGCCGATCTCTCCGGCGCTAAGCTGGGGGAGGCGACGGGCGGTCCGACCAATCTTCATGCCATAGGCGAAGCGGCCGTGACGGAATCGCTTCGGTCGCTGATAGGGTCCGCGACCGAAGAAGCCGGACGGCGGATTGAGGATTGCGCGGCATTATGCCTCGCAAGCGCCGGAGCAGACCGTCCGGATGACAGAGCGGCGCTTGAGCAGATAGTGGCGGCCTGCGGCATCCGCGGAGTGATCACGGTGACGAATGACGCCGAACCGGTACTGGCCGCAGGCAGTGGCGGGCGCGAGGGCGTAGCCGTCATCTCCGGTACGGGCTCGCTGGCCTACGGCCGCCGGGCGTCCGGCCTGATGGCCCGTGCTGGAGGCTGGGGACATCTGATCGGCGATGAGGGCAGCGGCTATGCGATAGGAGCCAAAGGCATTGCCGCCGCCGTCCGCGCCTATGACGGACGGGAAGCCCCGACTTTACTTATGCCCCGGTTGATGGAGCATTTGGGACTTAGCCGTATGGAACGCATCGTGCCCTATGTCTATCAATCGGCGGGCAAGAAGGAGATCGCCGCTCTTGCGGCGGTGGTCCATCAGGCTTATCTCGAAGGGGATGAAGCGTCCGCCCGCATTCTCAAGGAGGCGGCCGAGGAGCTTGCTCTGATGGCAGGTGCCGTAATCGAGGCGCTGTCTTTTGGGGAGGAACCGCTGACGGTTGTGTGCAGCGGCAGCGTATTTGCCAACATGAACTATATTTACGCCACATTTACGGAACTGCTGCAGCGGAGCTATCCGTTAGCCAAGGCAGTGCTTCCTGATACAGATGCGGCCTATGGAGCGGCTCTGCTTGCGCTGCTCTCCCTTCAGGATAACCCTTGAGTCCTGTATGCATAGCCGGGCAGCGGCGGGCATCGCGAGTATGGCCGGCAATTGAGGCAGAGAGGAGACACCGATGTTGGAGAACTTGGGAGAATTGTTGACAGAAGGCAGGAATGAACATCCGGAGTCTTTGGACACCTGGTCGAGTCTGGAAATTGTGAAGCGAATGAACCGCGAAGACGCCCTGGTGGCGGATGCGGTGAGCAATAGATTGGAAGAGATTTCGCAAGCTGTTGATTTGATCACGAATGCGCTGGATAACGGCGGAAGGCTCCTGTATTTTGGCGCAGGAACAAGCGGAAGGCTGGGCGTGCTGGATGCCTCGGAATGTCCGCCGACGTTCGGAACCGATCCGGAGCTGGTCCAGGGAGTAATTGCCGGAGGCACGGAAGCGTTGTTCACCGCCATTGAAGGTGCGGAGGACTCGGAGGAAGGCGGCGAGCGGGATGTCTGCGAGCGGGATGTGGGCGCAGGCGATGTTGTTGTCGGCATCGCAGCCAGCGGCAGAACGCCTTATGTCATCGGCGCGCTTAGAGCGGCCAGGGCCGCAGGCGCCTCCACGGTTGCCGTCGCCTGCAATACGCCTTCGGAAATCGGGAGGCATGCCGACATTGCCATTGAGGTGCCGGTCGGTCCTGAGGTGGTCACCGGTTCCACCCGGCTCAAAGCAGGCACTGCGCAGAAACTGGTGCTGAACATGCTGACGACAGGAGCCATGATCCGGCTCGGCAAAGTCTATGACGACCTTATGGTCAATCTGCAGGCGACCAACAAGAAGCTGCAGGAAAGGGCTAAACGGATTGTGGCGGCGGCCACGGGACTTACTGCGGAGGAAGCGGAGCATGTGCTGGCTGCAGCCGAGGGAGACTGCAAGACCGCCATTGTAATGCAGAAATGTTCCATTGACGCTGAATCGGCGCGTGAATTGCTGGTCCGGTCGCGCGGCCGGGTCCGCGCAGCGGTGGAAGCCGGTCTGGAAGGGGGCGGAGCTGAATGACGGGAGATTCCGCCGCCGCTGAAGGAGACCGGCATACGAGAATACGGGACATATCCCTGCGGCATATTTCCGTCCCGTTGATCAAGCCGTTCAAGACGGCGCTGCGCACGGTCGAAACGGCGGAGACGATAGCCGTCGTCATCACCGACGGCGAGGGACGGCGCGGCTATGGCGAAGCGCCGCCGACGCTGGCCATCACAGGCGAGCAGCTTGAGGGAATCGCGGCGTTCATCCGCCGCGCATCGGCATTGCTGCTCGGGCAGGAGCCGCTCAGGCTGGAGGCGGCTCTCGCGCTTCTCCAGCGCGGCGCCGTAGGCAACTCCAGCGCGCGGGCTGCGCTGGATATGGCGCTGCACGATCTAGCCGCGCAGCAGGCGGGCCTGCCGCTGTACCGATTCCTGGGCGGCTATCGCGATACCTGCCGTACGGATTTCACGGTCAGCGTGGATGCGCCGGCGCGCATGGCGCAGGATGCCGCAGACATCGCGGCTTCCGGCTTTCGGACTTTGAAGATCAAAGTCGGACTTGGCGATGTCTCGCTTGACATCGAACGTGTCGCCGGAATCCGCGCAGCGGTCGGTCCCGGCGTCAAGCTGCGGCTTGATGCGAACCAGGGCTGGAGCGCGAAGGAAGCCATTCGGGCGATCACGGCGATGGAGGATGCCGGACTGGATTTGGAGCTTGTGGAGCAGCCGGTTCCGGCCCGCGACCTGAAAGGACTTGCGCAGGTGACCCGCTCGGTCGGGACTCTCATTATGGCCGACGAGAGCGTCTTCGGTCCGCAGGATGCCATGGCGTTGCTTGCCGAGCGCGCCGCCGATTTGCTCAATATCAAGCTGATGAAGGCGGGCGGTATCCGTCACGCCGTCACGATCTGCCGGATGGCGGAGGCCTGCGGCATCGAATGCATGGTCGGCAGCATGATCGAGACGCGGATCGGCATCACGGCGGCCGCCCATTTCGCGGCCTCGCAGCCCAATGTCACACGCTTTGATTTTGACGCCCCCCTGCTGCTGTCGGCCGATCCCGTAGCGGGTGGCGTGCGGTACGAAGGAGCGGATATGTTCCTCTCCCCGTTGCCGGGCCTAGGCATTACGGATTTGAAGGCGGAATATATGACCGAACTCTAAGCTCAAAATCCTAAACTTTAAGCTCAAAATCCTAAACTCTAGGCTCAAAGTCCTAAACTCTAAAAAAACAAAACCCGAACATGCAGGCCGCATGCTTCGGGTTTTGCTTTTTTCCTATAGGGGCTTGAATACCGGTAGTTTACTGTGCCCGCTCCGCTTCCTCTTCGTACCACTGCTCCAGCTGAGCCTGGAGGGCGCGAATCTCGGTCAGCAGTGAGATTAGCGGGTAGTTCTGTTCGTCAATCGAGGCAAAAGCCTTCTCCAGACGGTTGATGTAATCCAGTCCGGATTCGAGGGAGTATCCTTCGCGGAGAAGCTCCAGCGAATCGCACTCCGCAACCGCCAGCGGCAGATCCGGCACATTGTCTGCGGTTAACTTGTCGATTTCCTTGTTAAGCCGCAGATTGAGCGCGCTGAGCTGATAGGCGTAATCTTCGGGCATTTCCACAAATTGAAGCTCCTGGTGCTGCTGCAGAATGACGTAACGCATATTTGACATCGATATTCTCCCCTCCGTGCTTTCCTGGGTGCGGCCGTGCCCGCAACATGGCGCAGGCTTCCGCTTTCTCTTGAAGTGTAGCGTATGCGCAAGTTACAATTCAAGTAGATCCATAGAAGATTACCGAAAGGACTGGAAGAGAATCTCATGAGCATGACGGACGAAGAGCTTCAGCACTGGATTGAACGGGTGTCTCGGGAGAGCTTCGGTTTGCCTTTTCGGCATAAAGCATCGTTCAACAGCAGGCTGTCCACTACAGGCGGACGATATTTTATGAAGAGTCATAACATCGAGATCAATCCCCATCAACTGGCCGCATATGGACATGAGGAGACAGAGAAGATCATCAAGCACGAGCTGTGCCACTACCATCTTCATCTGGCTCAAAAAGGGTACCGCCACCGGGATGCCGATTTCAAGACGCTGCTTGAGCAGGTCGGCGGAAGCCGCTTCTGCCAGCATCTTCCCGGAGCCAAGGCGCGCAAGCCGCTGCCGTACCGGTACAAGCTGGTATGCAGACGCTGTGCAACCGAGTATCTGCGCAAGCGGAAGGTAGATCCACGGCGATACCGATGCGGGAAATGTACCGGTCCGCTGAAGCTGACGCCCATCGGCGAAGCCTGATGAGATGGCGTTACTGTCAGCGGTCGCTTTTTTATTTTACCCGTCCAATGGACAGGCTTATCTTATAATTCCCGTACTTCAGCAGGCGGTCGAGCAATGCGTTCAGCTTGTCGGGACGATCCGTACGAACCCTCATCCAGTAACAGCCTTCGCCGCCTACCCGGTAAGCCTCCTCGATTTCCGTCTCCTCCTGGAGAAATTCGAGAAAGGGCTTGTGCTGAGTGCTTGAATTCAGGAACACCGTTACCAGAGCGTGAACGTGAAGACCCAGCTTCTCGGGGTCCCAATTCACCGAATACCCCGTAATGACGCCGAGATCCTGAAGCCTGCGAATGCGGGCGCCAACGGCTTGCCCCGTCAAGTGAACCACCTGTCCGATTTCCTTGTGTGTTAGCGCCGAGTTGCCGATCAACTGCCGCAGAATGAGCAGATCGGTGTTGTCGATTGCCGCTTGTTCCATTTACCTAAATTCCTTTCCTAATGAAAATAGAAGGGCCGCATTCCTTTCATCGCCTTCTGTACGCCCGGCCGGACTGGCAAATATACTTAATTGTACCAGATGTCATCTCAAAGAAGGAGTGCGAACCATGAAGCTTCAATTGATACGAAACGCGGCGCTTTGGCTGGAATACGGAGGTACATCCTTCCTGATCGATCCCATGCTGGGGGAAAAGGGGGCTTACCCGCCGATCATCAACACGGAGAATGACCTCAGAAATCCGCTCGTCGGCCTGCCCGGTGAAGTAGGGCAGTGGCTGAAGCCCGATGCCGTCATCGTGACCCATCTACACAACGACCATTGGGATGAGGCAGCCGTCTCGCTTTTGGACAAGGAGATCCCGGTCATTTGCCAGCCGGAGGATGAGGGGCGGATTGCGGCCCAGGGATTTCTCAAGATGATTCCGGCTGGGGTGGAAGAGAACTTCGGACATACGCTTCTGTTCCGTACCGGAGGACGGCATGGAACGGGAGAGATCGGCAGCATGATGGGACCGGTATCCGGATTCGTGCTGAAGGCGCCCGGCGAGCCCGTGCTGTATATTGCAGGCGATACGATATGGTGCGAGGAAGTACGCGAAGCGCTGGAACAGCACAATCCGGAGGTAGTAGTCGTCAATGCGGGCGGAGCCCGTTTTGTATCGGGCGACCCGATCATCATGACCGGGCGTGATGTTGCGGAAGTATGCCGGCATGCCCCGGAAGCCAAGGTGATAGCCGTTCATATGGAAGCAATCAATCACTGCCTGCTGACCCGGGAAGAGCTGGACAAGGAAAGGAAGGCGAACGGCTTCGGCGATCGCGTGCTCATTCCGGCGGATGGGGAAGCGATTTCATTATCACAATGACAGCCTTGACTCCAGGTTGAAATCATGATAAATTAAGTTTTGTTCACATTAAAATGTTCCCTGATAGCTCAGTTGGTAGAGCACTCGACTGTTAATCGAGTTGTCACAGGTTCGAGTCCTGTTCGGGGAGCCATTTTCTTGGAGAGATACCCAAGTGGCTATAAGGGGACCCTCTGCTAAGGGGTTAGACTGCGTAAGCGGTGCGAGGGTTCGAATCCCTCTCTCTCCGCCATAATTTCGAATTTGAAGACCGGCTGATGATCAGCCGGTTTTTTTGATGTTGGTAGACAGGGGAGAATAGAAAGGGGAGAATCATCACGACCAGTCGGATCGCCAGTCGGATCGTATGTGATTTGATCCCGAGTGCTATCCGAATCCGAATACTACCGAATACTATGCAATACTATATAGAAGGAAAAGTTCTGAGCGGCCTTTTTTCATTTGCAGGAACGCAGGGAGGCGTGCGGGAGCATGCCGAGTATCATACCTCTTCCAAATTGACCCTCTGTCAATTTGCTGTAACGGCGCTTTAAAGAGATAAATGTTATATTATTTGCGATAAAATATAGCTTAGCATTTAAGAAAAGAGAAATTACCCCGAATTTGAAATTCCGTCTCTCTTCATCTGTCTCCCTATATCTTCTCCAATCGCCATATATGTCAGTATACATATCATATAAATAACATAATGAGTAATTAAAATTAACACCAATTTTCGAATTTTCTTGGAATCCACCAAAATCTTAGTGACGGAAAAAAGGACATATGTTAATATAGGTAACATCATTACAGAAAAAGAAAGAAACGAATGAAAGAGAGCTGAGGGTTTTTAAAAATGAACAACAGAAAAGGGGATGACAATGGAGTACTTCATTCAGCAGTTAATTAACGGGATCTCCGTCGGCAGCATTTATGCGCTGATTGCCCTGGGTTACACCATGGTATACGGGATCATTAAGCTGATCAACTTCGCACATGGGGATGTGTTCATGGTTGGTTCGTTTATTGGACTCTTCAGCGCCAATTTTTTGAGCGACGCGGGACTTCCTCCAGTGCTGGTGCTGATTGTATCGCTTGTGTTCTCGATGACGGTCAGCGCACTCCTCGGTATTACCATTGAGCGTTTCGCTTACAAGCCTCTCCGCAAGTCCACTCGGATCGCAGCCCTGATCACCGCTATTGGGGTGTCCTTCCTGCTTGAATATACCGGCGTACTGGTGCTTGGACCACAGGCACAGGGCTTCCCGGATATTCTGGTGAAGAAACAGTTCAACTTGTTCGGCACTGACATTCAGGTGGAGTCGAACCAGGTTATGATTCTCCTTGTAACGATTATTCTTATGATTCTTCTGCAGTACATCGTGCGCTACACCAAGACCGGCAAAGCGATGCGCGCGGTATCCTTCGATATGGAAGCGGCCCGTCTGATGGGGATTAACGTTGACCGCACCATCTCGGCAACATTCGCGATTGGCTCCGCACTGGCGGCGGCGGCCGGCGTTATTTTCGGAATGACGTATAACTCCGTTGACCCGTTGATGGGCGTAATGCCCGGACTTAAAGCATTCGTAGCAGCAGTTCTTGGAGGCATCGGCAGCATTCCGGGCGCACTTGTAGGCGGCCTGCTATTGGGAACGGTCGAAACCGAAATCTCCTCGCTTGGCTATTCATCCTGGCGCGATGGCGTGGCGTTCGCCGTCCTGATCCTGATCCTTATCTTCAAACCATCCGGGCTGTTCGGCAAGAATGTCCGGGAGAAAGTGTAGGAGGGAAGCGGCGTGAAGAATATAAACAAAAAGTTCTGGTTGGGTGTTATCGTCTCGCTGATTTTTTACGGGGTCGTCCAGGTTCTGATAACAACGGGAATATTTAATGATGTTACCCGATCCATGTTCCTCCTTATCGGCGTCAATGTCATGCTGGCCGTGTCTCTGAACCTGATTAACGGGATTACGGGGCAATTCTCTATAGGCCATGCCGGATTTATGTCGGTCGGAGCCTATACATCCGCCATTCTGACGCTGGATTACAATGTGCCTTTTGTATTGGCGATTGTTGCCGGGGGGGTTCTTGCGGCCGTGTTCGGGGTGTTGATCGGCATGCCGACGCTGCGTCTGAACGGCGACTATTTGGCGATCGCGACGCTTGGCTTCGGTGAAATTATCCGGATCATCATGCTGAATACGGAATATGTAGGCGGCGCTTCGGGCCTTAGCGGCATTCCGGCGAAGACGACCTGGACCGTAATCTTCTTCTTCACTCTAATTACGATTGTTCTGATTAATAATTTTATCCGGTCTACCCACGGCCGTGCCTGTATCGCTATCCGCGAGAACGAAATCGCTGCGGAAGCAATGGGCATCAACACAACACTTTACAAGGTTATCGCCTTTACGATCGGCGCTCTGTTCGCCGGCATGGCGGGCGGTCTGTCCGCGCATACGTTCTATGTCATTACACCGGGCAGCTTCAACTTCCTTAAATCCTTTGAAATTCTCGTTATGGTCGTTCTCGGCGGACTCGGCAGCACAGCCGGCGCAATCGTGGGCGCGGTCTTCGTAACGCTGCTGTACACGTATCTGCGCGATTTCCCTGAATGGCGCATGATTATCTATTCAATCGTGCTGATTCTGATGATGATTTTCCGTCCTGGCGGTCTCTTGGGCAGCACCGGATTCTCGCTCAAAAAGTTCGGCAAAAAGGGGGCGAAGGTAAGTGGCGACGTCAACAGCAGTGCTTCTTGATGTTCAGAGTGCGAGCCGTTCCTTCGGTGGTCTGAAGGCGCTCAGCGAAGTTTCTCTTCATATTAATAAAGGCGAACTGATCGGACTGATCGGCCCGAACGGCGCCGGCAAAACGACGCTGTTCAACCTTCTGACAGGCGTGTACCCGCCTTCGACGGGCAAGATCATTCTGGCAGGCGAATCTGTCGGCGGGATGAAGCCATACAAGATCAACCACAAAGGGGCAGCGCGCACGTTTCAGAATATTCGCCTGTTCACGGCGATGACGGTATTGGACAATGTCAAAATCGCGTTCCATCAGCATGCCAGGCATTCCATGTTCACCTCCATGCTGCGCCTTCCGAAGCACTTCAAAGGTGAGGGAGATATTACGCAGAAGGCGCTCGACATTCTGAAGATATTTAATCTTGTCGATCATGCGTACGAACTGGCGGGCAATATGAGCTATGGCAATCAGCGCCGTCTGGAGATCGCGCGCGCCTTGGCTGCCGGTCCGAAGCTCCTTCTTCTCGACGAGCCGGCGGCAGGCATGAATCCGAACGAGACCCGGGATCTGATGAATCTGATCGCCTGGATTCGCAAGGAATTTGATTTGACCATTCTGCTGATCGAGCATGATATGTCGCTGGTCATGGGGGTGTGCGACCGTATTTACGTGCTGGACCGCGGGATGCTGATCGCCGACGGGACGCCTGCCGAAATCCGGAGCAATTCCAAAGTTATCGAAGCGTATTTGGGACAGGAGGCGTAAAGGCATGCTGACAGTTAAAGGAATCGACGTATACTACGGAGCCATTCACGCCTTGAAAGATTTGAGCATTACCGTTAACCAGGGAGAGATAGTAACGCTGATCGGAGCGAACGGCGCAGGCAAGTCGACACTGCTCAAGACGCTGTCCGGTCTGCTTAAACCTAAAACAGGAAGCATCGAGTTTCTGGGCAAATCCATCACGAACCAGAGTGTTCAGTCGATCGTCAAGCAGGGGCTGATCCATTGCCCTGAAGGGCGGCGGGTATTCGCCAATATGTCGGTGGAGGAGAATCTTGAACTTGGCGCCTATCTGCAGAATTCCAGCAGCCTGGCTGCGGATTTCGAGAAGGTCTACAGCACGTTTCCTCGTCTTCATGAGCGTAAGAAGCAGCAAGCCGGAACGCTCTCCGGGGGCGAGCAGCAGATGCTGGCGATGGGCCGCGCCATTATGGGGCATCCGAAGCTTCTCTTGCTGGATGAACCGTCTATGGGTCTTGCTCCGCTGCTGGTTCAGGATATTTTTAAAATTATCCAGGAAGTGAATGCGGCGGGCACAACCGTACTGCTGGTCGAACAGAATGCCCACCAGGCGCTCAAAATCGCTCACCGGGCCTATGTTCTGGAGACCGGAAGAGTCGTGCTGGAAGGCGACGCCAAGGAACTGGCGGATTCCGAAGAGATCAAGATGGCTTACCTCGGGCACTAACGAGGGGCCGCAAGTCTAGGGGCATCACAGAAATAACATATAAAAAATCAAAAATTCTGGGAGGCTTGGAGAACAATGAAAAAATTTGGGGCCATTATTTTGTCGACCGTATTGACCGCGGTACTCGCGGCGGGCTGCGGCAGCAACAACAACACGGAGAGCAGCGGGAATTCTGGTGGAAGCAGCAACTCAAGCGGCGACACGATCAAAATCGGAGCCGACCTCGAGCTCACCGGAGGCCAAGCTTCCTTCGGCGACTCCGCATCGAAAGGCGCTAAGCTGGCCGTACAGCAGATCAACGATGCCGGCGGTATCAACGGCAAGAAGCTGGAGCTGGTAGTAGCGGACAACGCCTCGAAATCCGAGGAAGCTACACAGGCAGCCCAGAAGCTGATCTCCAATGACAAGGTTGTGGCGATCATTGGCGCATCGACTTCGACGAATACGCTCGGTATTGTTCCGGTCGCAACCGAGAAGCAGATTCCTCTGGTAGCTGTTGGCGCGACCAACCCGAAAGTAACCGTTGACGAGCGCACCAAGAAGACCAATGATTGGGTGTTCCGTACTGCTTTCATCGATCCGTTCCAAGGCCAGGTTATGGCGAACTTCGCAACCAACAACCTGAAAGCCAAGACGGCTGTTATCTACACTGACACATCCAGTGACTATTCCAAAGGTCTGCAGCAGTTCTTCGAAGAAACCTTCACCAAGAACGGCGGCCAGATTCTGAGCAAAGAATCTTACCAGCAGAAAGACTCCGACTTCAAAGCAGTATTGACTCGTATCAAGCAATCCAATCCGGACGTTATTTATCTGCCGGGTTACTATGAAGAAGTAGGCAAAATCATCAAACAGGCTCGTGAAATGGGCATTACGGCTCCGTTCCTGGGCGGCGACGGCTGGGATTCCCCGCAGCTGGCTGAAATCGCAGGCGCAGCGGCTCTCGACAACACTTACATGTCCAACCACTACTCGCCTGAAGATACTTCCGAAGAAGTTAAAAACTTCGTTGATGCTTACAAAGCAGCTAACGGCGGCGCAGTACCGGATGGTATGGCGGCTCTCGGCTATGACGCTCTGAAGCTTGTTGCTGACGCTATTTCCCGCGCTGGCGAAGCTGATCCGGCCAAGATCAAGGACGCCCTGGCAGCAACCAAGGATCTGCAGCTGGCAACCGGTAAGGTTACGCTGAATGAATCGCATGACCCGGTTAAAGCAGCTGTCGTTCTGAAATTCGTTGACGGCAAGCAAACGTTCGAAACTAAGGTTAATCCGTAAGCCAACTCGCTTTCACCAAGCATGATCAGTCTGACCGGGATGCCGCTCCATCATTGATGGGGCGGCTATTCCCATCTATCTTGCCATTATCCAACTAAGGAGGAGAAGCCTGATGATTATCGGAGTGCCAAAGGAAATCAAGAACAACGAGAATCGGGTCGGAATTACACCTGCTGGAGTGGAAGCGCTGGTCAAGTCGGGGCATACTGTGCTGATTGAGAGAGCGGCGGGAGCCGGCAGCGGTTTTTCCGATGACGAGTACAAGGATAAGGGAGCCGAACTGCTCCCGGAAGCTTCTGAGGTCTGGTCAAAAGCAGACATGGTCATCAAGGTGAAGGAGCCTTTGCCGGATGAATACGGTTATTTCAGGCATGGGCTGATCCTGTTCACGTATTTGCATCTTGCTCCTGAGGCGGGTCTTACCAAGGCTCTGGTGGACAGCGGGATTGTGGCGGTTGGTTATGAAACGATACAGGTGGAGGATGGCTCGCTGCCGCTGCTTACGCCAATGAGTGAGGTGGCGGGGCGAATGGCAGTGCAGATCGGGGCGCAGTTTCTGGAGAAGCCGCGTGGCGGCAAGGGTATCCTGATGGGAGGCGTTCCGGGAGTGAGCCCGGCCGAGGTCGTCATTATTGGCGGCGGAATCGTCGGTACAAATGCGGCCAAAGTGGCGATCGGAATGGGAGCGAAGGTGACCGTACTGGATTTGAACGCGAACCGCCTGCGGGTTCTGGACGACATGTTCAGCGGCCGGCTGATCACCGTCATGTCCGACTCTTATCATGTCGAGCAGGCGGTACGCA includes these proteins:
- a CDS encoding branched-chain amino acid ABC transporter permease, yielding MEYFIQQLINGISVGSIYALIALGYTMVYGIIKLINFAHGDVFMVGSFIGLFSANFLSDAGLPPVLVLIVSLVFSMTVSALLGITIERFAYKPLRKSTRIAALITAIGVSFLLEYTGVLVLGPQAQGFPDILVKKQFNLFGTDIQVESNQVMILLVTIILMILLQYIVRYTKTGKAMRAVSFDMEAARLMGINVDRTISATFAIGSALAAAAGVIFGMTYNSVDPLMGVMPGLKAFVAAVLGGIGSIPGALVGGLLLGTVETEISSLGYSSWRDGVAFAVLILILIFKPSGLFGKNVREKV
- a CDS encoding branched-chain amino acid ABC transporter permease → MKNINKKFWLGVIVSLIFYGVVQVLITTGIFNDVTRSMFLLIGVNVMLAVSLNLINGITGQFSIGHAGFMSVGAYTSAILTLDYNVPFVLAIVAGGVLAAVFGVLIGMPTLRLNGDYLAIATLGFGEIIRIIMLNTEYVGGASGLSGIPAKTTWTVIFFFTLITIVLINNFIRSTHGRACIAIRENEIAAEAMGINTTLYKVIAFTIGALFAGMAGGLSAHTFYVITPGSFNFLKSFEILVMVVLGGLGSTAGAIVGAVFVTLLYTYLRDFPEWRMIIYSIVLILMMIFRPGGLLGSTGFSLKKFGKKGAKVSGDVNSSAS
- a CDS encoding ABC transporter ATP-binding protein, encoding MATSTAVLLDVQSASRSFGGLKALSEVSLHINKGELIGLIGPNGAGKTTLFNLLTGVYPPSTGKIILAGESVGGMKPYKINHKGAARTFQNIRLFTAMTVLDNVKIAFHQHARHSMFTSMLRLPKHFKGEGDITQKALDILKIFNLVDHAYELAGNMSYGNQRRLEIARALAAGPKLLLLDEPAAGMNPNETRDLMNLIAWIRKEFDLTILLIEHDMSLVMGVCDRIYVLDRGMLIADGTPAEIRSNSKVIEAYLGQEA
- a CDS encoding ABC transporter ATP-binding protein, with product MLTVKGIDVYYGAIHALKDLSITVNQGEIVTLIGANGAGKSTLLKTLSGLLKPKTGSIEFLGKSITNQSVQSIVKQGLIHCPEGRRVFANMSVEENLELGAYLQNSSSLAADFEKVYSTFPRLHERKKQQAGTLSGGEQQMLAMGRAIMGHPKLLLLDEPSMGLAPLLVQDIFKIIQEVNAAGTTVLLVEQNAHQALKIAHRAYVLETGRVVLEGDAKELADSEEIKMAYLGH
- a CDS encoding ABC transporter substrate-binding protein, encoding MKKFGAIILSTVLTAVLAAGCGSNNNTESSGNSGGSSNSSGDTIKIGADLELTGGQASFGDSASKGAKLAVQQINDAGGINGKKLELVVADNASKSEEATQAAQKLISNDKVVAIIGASTSTNTLGIVPVATEKQIPLVAVGATNPKVTVDERTKKTNDWVFRTAFIDPFQGQVMANFATNNLKAKTAVIYTDTSSDYSKGLQQFFEETFTKNGGQILSKESYQQKDSDFKAVLTRIKQSNPDVIYLPGYYEEVGKIIKQAREMGITAPFLGGDGWDSPQLAEIAGAAALDNTYMSNHYSPEDTSEEVKNFVDAYKAANGGAVPDGMAALGYDALKLVADAISRAGEADPAKIKDALAATKDLQLATGKVTLNESHDPVKAAVVLKFVDGKQTFETKVNP
- the ald gene encoding alanine dehydrogenase; protein product: MIIGVPKEIKNNENRVGITPAGVEALVKSGHTVLIERAAGAGSGFSDDEYKDKGAELLPEASEVWSKADMVIKVKEPLPDEYGYFRHGLILFTYLHLAPEAGLTKALVDSGIVAVGYETIQVEDGSLPLLTPMSEVAGRMAVQIGAQFLEKPRGGKGILMGGVPGVSPAEVVIIGGGIVGTNAAKVAIGMGAKVTVLDLNANRLRVLDDMFSGRLITVMSDSYHVEQAVRKADLLIGAVLIPGARAPKIVKEYMVQQMAEGSVIVDVAIDQGGSIETVDRITTHENPTYVRHGVVHYAVANMPGAVARTSTLALTNVTIPYALQIANLGIAEAASRNAALALGINVAAGQVTNRAVAESLGYVYKDGLDTLKG